A single Tenacibaculum sp. 190524A02b DNA region contains:
- a CDS encoding lipoprotein signal peptidase: MSKKNIAILTVVLAILIDQISKIYVKTHFTLGEEVVVFADWFKIHFTENNGMAWGFEFGGKAGKLFLTLFRLVAVTGIVYWLWQTIKRKTHNAVIVAIALILAGAIGNIIDSVFYGVIFDSSMHKVATLFADKPYGELFYGKVVDMLYFPIYEGESFTFFNAIFNGADSWITIGVAILFIFNKEAFPKED; the protein is encoded by the coding sequence ATGTCAAAAAAAAATATAGCGATATTAACTGTAGTCTTAGCAATTTTAATAGATCAGATAAGTAAAATTTATGTGAAAACCCATTTTACTTTGGGTGAAGAGGTTGTTGTTTTTGCTGATTGGTTTAAAATTCACTTTACAGAGAATAACGGTATGGCTTGGGGATTTGAGTTTGGAGGGAAGGCAGGAAAATTGTTTTTGACATTATTTAGATTAGTTGCTGTAACTGGAATTGTGTATTGGTTATGGCAAACCATAAAAAGAAAAACACACAATGCTGTTATTGTTGCCATTGCTTTAATTTTAGCAGGAGCAATTGGAAATATTATCGATTCTGTTTTTTATGGAGTTATTTTTGACTCTTCCATGCATAAAGTAGCAACTTTGTTTGCAGACAAACCTTATGGCGAATTGTTTTATGGAAAAGTAGTAGACATGCTTTATTTTCCCATTTATGAAGGAGAGAGCTTTACTTTTTTTAATGCTATTTTTAACGGAGCTGATTCTTGGATAACCATTGGCGTAGCTATACTTTTTATCTTTAATAAAGAAGCTTTCCCTAAAGAAGATTAG
- a CDS encoding DUF4230 domain-containing protein, whose protein sequence is MRVIKYTAVFILGFLIAKLWYDVKEPDYKKEEVKVFLNGIQNLSKLVVSEGNFSEVYSFSDSKKYLYNYLSFDKKAILSVNAKVEVGYDLSKLDIQIDSIGKQIIINKIPKEELTITPDIKYFDLQQSKFNSFSKEELNKLNDKAIEKIKSTITVSDLQKDAKNRLFEELSKIYQLSKIYNWKVVNNTESNLFFQKD, encoded by the coding sequence ATGCGCGTTATAAAATACACAGCCGTTTTTATTTTAGGTTTTTTAATTGCTAAATTATGGTATGATGTTAAAGAGCCTGATTATAAAAAGGAAGAAGTAAAAGTATTTCTAAATGGAATTCAAAACCTTAGTAAACTAGTAGTATCTGAAGGAAATTTTTCTGAAGTTTATAGTTTTTCCGACTCTAAAAAATACCTCTATAATTATTTAAGTTTTGATAAAAAAGCGATTCTTTCGGTGAATGCTAAAGTAGAAGTAGGCTATGATTTATCTAAGTTAGATATTCAAATAGATTCTATAGGAAAACAAATTATAATTAATAAAATACCTAAAGAAGAATTAACAATTACACCAGATATCAAGTATTTCGATTTACAACAGAGTAAGTTTAACAGTTTTTCAAAGGAAGAACTAAATAAACTAAACGATAAAGCAATAGAAAAGATAAAGTCAACCATAACGGTGTCCGATTTACAAAAAGACGCTAAAAACCGTTTATTTGAAGAATTATCTAAAATTTATCAGTTATCTAAAATATACAATTGGAAAGTGGTGAATAATACTGAATCAAATCTATTTTTTCAGAAAGATTAA
- a CDS encoding YeeE/YedE thiosulfate transporter family protein, which produces MKNIKFLFLGLFFGIILSKAEIISWYRIYEMFKFQSFHMYGIIGSAVVISLLFMQLFKKEKVTDINGLKIIPKQKKRGYIRTIVGGTIFGLGWALTGACAAPLFVLLGFNFFPALLILGSALFGAFIYGILSKQLPN; this is translated from the coding sequence ATGAAAAATATAAAATTTCTTTTCTTAGGTCTTTTCTTTGGAATTATATTAAGCAAAGCCGAAATTATTTCTTGGTATAGAATTTATGAAATGTTCAAGTTTCAATCCTTTCATATGTATGGTATTATTGGTTCTGCAGTAGTTATTTCTCTACTATTTATGCAACTTTTTAAAAAAGAAAAGGTAACAGACATTAATGGTTTAAAAATAATTCCTAAACAAAAGAAAAGAGGCTATATCAGAACTATTGTTGGAGGAACAATATTTGGGTTAGGATGGGCTTTAACAGGTGCTTGTGCTGCTCCTTTATTTGTTTTGCTTGGCTTTAACTTTTTTCCTGCATTATTAATTTTAGGAAGCGCTTTATTTGGAGCTTTTATCTATGGTATTTTAAGTAAACAATTGCCTAATTAA
- a CDS encoding YeeE/YedE family protein, which translates to MDFLLNPWPWYVAGPLIAFTLFLYFYFGKNFGVSTNLDTLCTIAGAGKISNYFNTNWRQRSFSLLFILGLFLGGVLASNYLIPNKNISLNPKTEKELIDNLNFTNVGLSYFPNEIFNLESFSSILLLILGGFLIGFGTRYAGGCTSGHAITGLSSLQLPSLLATIGFFIGGLLMTWIVLPLIF; encoded by the coding sequence ATGGACTTTTTATTAAATCCGTGGCCTTGGTATGTTGCTGGGCCTTTGATAGCGTTTACACTCTTTTTATATTTTTATTTTGGAAAAAACTTTGGTGTTTCAACTAATTTAGATACTCTTTGTACTATAGCTGGAGCTGGTAAAATATCCAACTATTTTAATACAAACTGGAGACAACGTTCTTTTTCTCTACTATTTATTTTAGGTTTATTTCTAGGTGGAGTTTTAGCTTCAAACTATTTAATTCCAAATAAAAATATTTCACTTAATCCAAAAACTGAAAAGGAATTAATAGATAATTTGAATTTCACGAATGTGGGTCTCTCGTATTTTCCTAATGAAATTTTCAATTTAGAATCATTTTCATCAATACTCTTACTTATTTTGGGCGGTTTTCTGATTGGATTTGGGACTAGATATGCAGGTGGTTGCACCTCTGGTCATGCTATTACAGGGCTAAGTAGTCTACAACTTCCCTCTTTACTAGCCACCATAGGCTTTTTTATTGGTGGTTTACTAATGACATGGATAGTATTACCTTTAATTTTTTAA